A genomic segment from Glycine max cultivar Williams 82 chromosome 1, Glycine_max_v4.0, whole genome shotgun sequence encodes:
- the LOC100798432 gene encoding protein DETOXIFICATION 51, translating into MAQTYLLFLLPDLLINSFLHPIRVYLRAQNVTHPVTLASLAGTLLHVAFNLALVERGLGGVAAAAAASSFSILCLLVLYLWISGVHLATWTAPSRECLTCWEPLIRLAAPSCVSVCLEWWWYEIMILLCGLLVDPTASVAAMGILIQTTSLIYVFPSSLGLAVSTRVGNELGANRGRRARMSAVVAVFFAAVMGFSAVVFATAMRRRWGRMFTGDEGILRLTGAALPILGLCELGNCPQTVGCGVVRGTARPNVAANVNLGAFYLVGMPVAVGLAFWLEVGFCGLWLGLLSAQVCCAGLMLYMIGTTDWEYQACRAQLLTALDEGSDGHKQPLIATLDNNNYS; encoded by the coding sequence ATGGCACAAACCTACTTGCTCTTCCTCCTCCCCGACCTCCTTATCAACTCTTTCCTCCACCCAATCAGAGTCTACCTTCGCGCCCAGAACGTCACCCACCCTGTCACCTTAGCGTCCCTCGCCGGCACCCTCCTCCACGTGGCCTTTAACCTGGCTCTCGTCGAGCGCGGCCTGGGTGGcgtcgccgccgccgccgccgcctccAGCTTTTCCATTCTATGTTTGCTGGTTCTCTATTTGTGGATAAGTGGGGTCCACCTGGCCACGTGGACCGCGCCGAGCCGGGAGTGTTTAACCTGCTGGGAGCCGCTAATTCGGCTCGCGGCGCCGAGCTGTGTCTCCGTTTGTTTGGAGTGGTGGTGGTATGagatcatgattttgttgtgtggGTTGTTGGTGGACCCCACTGCCAGCGTGGCGGCTATGGGGATTTTAATCCAGACTACGTCCTTGATCTACGTTTTTCCCTCCTCGCTGGGGCTTGCGGTGTCTACGCGCGTGGGAAACGAGCTTGGCGCCAACAGGGGACGACGCGCCAGGATGTCGGCGGTGGTGGCGGTGTTCTTTGCCGCCGTAATGGGGTTCTCCGCGGTGGTTTTTGCGACGGCGATGCGGAGGAGGTGGGGGAGGATGTTCACCGGAGACGAGGGGATTCTGCGGCTGACGGGGGCGGCGCTACCGATTCTGGGGCTGTGCGAGCTGGGAAACTGCCCGCAGACGGTGGGGTGCGGGGTGGTGAGGGGGACGGCGAGGCCGAACGTGGCGGCGAATGTGAACCTGGGAGCGTTTTATCTGGTGGGGATGCCCGTGGCAGTTGGGCTTGCGTTCTGGCTCGAGGTTGGGTTCTGTGGGCTCTGGCTGGGCCTATTGTCGGCCCAGGTTTGTTGTGCGGGCCTCATGTTGTATATGATTGGGACCACCGATTGGGAGTACCAGGCCTGTCGGGCCCAGTTACTTACGGCCCTTGATGAAGGATCCGACGGCCACAAACAACCGTTGATTGCCACTTTGGACAACAACAACTACTcttga